From the Synergistes jonesii genome, one window contains:
- a CDS encoding IS256 family transposase encodes MWVGGNESAKYWVGVLNEIRNRGTEDIFIISVDGLTGFADAISAVYPKAEVQRCIVHQIRYTTKFVSYKDIKAFMNDLKGVYQAPTLEQAEEGLDRLEEKWGSKYPSSVASWRNNWPQLSAYFKYPYELRRMIYTTNQIENYNRQLRKVTKTRTIFPSDDALFKLLYLATMDITEKWTGRDRDWSKILSQLCIYFEERIEPGDLE; translated from the coding sequence CTGTGGGTCGGCGGAAATGAGAGCGCCAAGTACTGGGTCGGTGTCCTTAACGAGATCCGTAATCGCGGTACCGAAGATATTTTCATTATCTCCGTCGACGGCCTGACAGGCTTTGCAGATGCGATAAGCGCCGTATATCCCAAGGCCGAAGTCCAGCGCTGCATCGTCCATCAGATCCGTTACACGACAAAATTCGTCTCTTACAAGGACATTAAGGCTTTTATGAATGATTTGAAGGGTGTCTATCAGGCTCCTACACTGGAGCAGGCCGAGGAAGGGCTTGACAGACTTGAAGAGAAGTGGGGCTCGAAATACCCGTCTTCGGTAGCGAGCTGGCGGAACAACTGGCCTCAGTTATCCGCTTATTTCAAGTATCCCTATGAGCTGCGCCGGATGATCTATACGACAAACCAGATCGAGAACTACAACCGGCAGCTCAGGAAAGTGACAAAAACACGTACGATCTTCCCCTCAGACGACGCCCTTTTCAAGCTCCTTTATCTTGCGACGATGGACATCACTGAAAAGTGGACCGGCAGGGACAGGGACTGGAGTAAAATTCTGTCACAGCTGTGCATTTACTTTGAGGAACGCATAGAACCCGGAGATCTGGAATAG